The window GTAGGGGCTGCAGGTGATGATCACTGTGTTtgactgaacactagagggcagcagagcagctgcaatgtcagctttctGCTTATAAGAAAACttcatgtcccatgattccttgcgcTGTGTATCATAGATAGGGGTGGTATATATGTAGATTcggctctctacagcacaatatGGTAGCTACAATAAAAGGCATTGAGAATGGAGCATGTATTGTAGTCAcatgcattaacctccctagcggtagtctcgagtgtggctcggggtgaatccataccaaaagcggtaacctcggGGTGGATTTGCCAGGAAGTTTAAAAACTTACCTGGTAAGCAGTGCccatggcatcctccagcggtgcccggcATCTTCCTTGTGtggcgatgccggccgggcatctgcgtccccggcgtgtgaacgtgaAGGTCATtatgaggccaggggaagcagatgccagccgggctcGCGAACGTGTACCTAGGGGACGGGATCGTGCGGCTGGGAGGCggtatttttaaagtatttttagtatttttacatttttcattttcataaaaaatacttagtattcattgCGCCAAGGAGGTTAAGGATATACAGGTCTCTGCAAAGTATAGGAGAGGTTTATGTGGATGAATTGAACTCATAACAGGAAGAAGGAATGTATCAAGACAGAAAACACTTTAATTCTCCAATTTAATAGTGGCAGCGCTCTATAGGCTGTATGGTGACCACGTGCTGCTGTACAAAGGGCATCTCCTTTGTCTGTGGGAGACCATCTGACCTTCTACCCAAAGTAAACAGAGGTAAACAAAGTAAACAGAggtgaatgtaacattttaaagaagaTGACAAATTAGTAAATGTTTCACATATGTTATTAGAGTTTCAAAagtttttagcaattttttagaAATCTGCAGTAAAATCTTCAGTAAAATAATTGATTGGTGATTTTATCATAAAGGTCATTATGAGAGAACGTTCTTTCTGTGTCTCCCGATTGTTCCCCTGCGTTGTCACTCAGGATCGGCTTCCAGTGAAGAGTACAAATAAACTATCCTGGCTGTTTATGATGCCAGAACATTgctcctcattttttttttatctaggacTGCAGTGTACAGGCTGATCAAAGATTTAAAGTTCCTTTGAATGCAGTTTAGTCATCGTATCTTCATGACCCCATATGTACAATGGAAATCTAGTGCCATGTGTATGCTATCCTTGGATGCTCATTGCAAAACATGGTATATCCAAGGAAATATACTGCTATTGTAAGGCCTGCTATATTGGACTTATTGGGGTAACACAATGGACTTGTATGgaagattttatattttgctattgCACATTCATCGGCACCATATTTTagtgtgtttaaatattttgtattaccgAAATATGAAATTAACAGAAGTCTGATGGAATAAAAGCTAAAAAGTACAATCTATGCTCTTGACTACATAATATGTGAGGAGGAAATTAtaggggtctatatatatatatatatatatatatatatatatataaatatgaattccTGTCATTGAAatcacatggacctagaagattgtcaaccagagaatgtttggtcaGAGTCATTGCATTATCAATAGGCTTCATAGTTTTCCTGTGTCTTTGTAGCTGATCTGCATCTCCCATCTTTCTaagacataaaaaacacaacttttcaaCATCCTACCATTCTGGAACAGGCAGGATTATATTTTTACTGAGCTGTACATAAGCCACACTATGTTATATCTTATACCTGAAGCAGAACATTTTCATAAAGGTTGCTTTTATCTCCTGGTTCCGTAACGAGTATATCAGGGGATTTAAAGACGGGGTGATGACTGTGTACATAAAAGAGAGAATTTTAAGTGCAATGACAGACTTCCCAGAAGATGGAATCAGATATATAGCAATGAGAGATAAGTAAAATATACAGACAACTGTCAAGTGGGAACTGCAGGTTGAGAATGCTTTCTGCCTTCCAGTTCCAGTGGGGATCTTCAATATGACAatggaaatacaaatataactGATAATAATCAAGACAAATGGTAACAGTGTCACCGGTGCTGTTAGAACGAGGTCCACAATCTGTAACAAGCGAGTGTCGGAGCAGGAAAGGCGGAGGATAGGTACATAGTCACAAAAAAAGTGGTCAATAACGTTTGGCCCACAGAAATGCAGGTTGGACATGAACGTGGCGATGGTTAAGGTGATAGCAAAACTTAGAACCCAGGACCAAAGGACCAGATGGTGTTTCAACTTTGTGCCCATTATGGACACGTAAGACAATGGATTACATATAGCCAGATATCGGTCGTAAGACATGACGCTGAGCAGTAGGCATTCCATCCCAGTGGAAGCTCCAAAGAGTTGGAACTGGATGATGCATTCAAGAAATGGCATTGTGCGCCCTCCCTCCAAGATGATGTGCAGTAGATTTGGCACAATGTCCGTGGTGAGCATCATATCCGAAAAGGACAGATGACAGAGAAAGAAGTACATGGGGGAGTGTAAGAGTTGGCTGGTGGATATGagaataattattgtaatattcCCTAGTAAAGTCATAACATAAACCAACAAACAGAGCACAAACAAaatgattctcatcccattgaGACTCCCGAAACCAAGGAGAAGGAATTCCGTGACCACGGTCTGGTTCTTCCTACTCATGTCCTTCAAACAAGAGAGGCTGCAGAGCTGAGTACTCTTCATGACTTTTATCTCTGTACAGAAATATTGCAGAGATTGTCTACGTTAGAACCTCTGGTCAACCTAATTTCTGAAAACTTGAGTGGATCTACATTCTCCAACGCTGACAGACCAGTTAGCTTGGACGTAGGTGTCTTTCTGgactttgcagcatttttatatCAGTTGCTAAGCAATGCaaactaaagtatttacatttatttattgtggagATAATTACTGAACTCATCATTATTTATTGCCAGTTTAAACTGAATTGCAACTTATTGATCAGTTATATCCCTGTATTCCCGCTTGTAGTCCCCATCACAAGGCCATGAGATAACACAGCAATTGGGAGACGTTGTCAGAACATT of the Pyxicephalus adspersus chromosome 11, UCB_Pads_2.0, whole genome shotgun sequence genome contains:
- the LOC140340295 gene encoding olfactory receptor 5G3-like, whose protein sequence is MKSTQLCSLSCLKDMSRKNQTVVTEFLLLGFGSLNGMRIILFVLCLLVYVMTLLGNITIIILISTSQLLHSPMYFFLCHLSFSDMMLTTDIVPNLLHIILEGGRTMPFLECIIQFQLFGASTGMECLLLSVMSYDRYLAICNPLSYVSIMGTKLKHHLVLWSWVLSFAITLTIATFMSNLHFCGPNVIDHFFCDYVPILRLSCSDTRLLQIVDLVLTAPVTLLPFVLIIISYICISIVILKIPTGTGRQKAFSTCSSHLTVVCIFYLSLIAIYLIPSSGKSVIALKILSFMYTVITPSLNPLIYSLRNQEIKTSVTSCIHSL